In the genome of Mycoplasmopsis pulmonis, one region contains:
- a CDS encoding ABC transporter permease subunit, with the protein MSNNYSQSEIQKINELRKINLEKRKVRDQKEKAKLDSKNKKNEAKFQKLKTNFDSFAKSKNQRLNKVVKSIETKFDQKISTLKQSLSTTKTNEQELKDSKALYNKKKKYYESRIAKNEAKYENLIKKLQYKIDTYALDKQEGQQKIDQLYLDLGQINKRWSLKIASLNIEDTKIKLEKQIKKLEEKKQLQIKTIEKRREVSPGSSFVSNLRNRIADEKSRYIGNYSIDYIFKKISANIRKYSMFYILALILLIFGSLTKFQNITPSNIEVIFRNNTYVLIIGMGMLLVIVGGNIDLSVGQLLSLLGAISVIIYNGVSRTFSNNSSLGGLYLIITLIGTAFIGALIGISQGFLIGYFKIPSFIVTLGGMLIFKGLALFAVPLNNITPEGGSQSAYVRAIIRTIFDVQVGGFYIISFLIFIVSLALIVLFLVYGRNKKIKFGLLVDSGFVFWLKIVVISVFMILLGYAFGKIGVKWYLLYIMILLVIFVFLTQNTVFGRKVYAIGGNKKSAELSGIDVRKTTTLIFMINGIMVAIASIIFTGIVTSATATAGEGFELDVISSVFVGGASMAGGIGTTIGTLIGGFILGFINNGILLLALNVGTQRVVKGVVLVLAVAYDIYANRKIS; encoded by the coding sequence ATGTCCAATAACTATAGTCAAAGTGAAATTCAAAAAATTAATGAACTTAGGAAAATAAACCTTGAAAAACGCAAAGTTCGTGATCAAAAAGAAAAAGCTAAGTTAGATTCTAAAAACAAAAAAAACGAAGCAAAATTTCAAAAATTAAAAACAAATTTTGACTCTTTTGCTAAGTCAAAAAATCAAAGACTAAACAAAGTAGTTAAATCTATTGAAACTAAATTTGATCAAAAAATTAGCACTTTAAAACAAAGTCTTTCAACAACTAAAACAAATGAACAAGAGCTAAAAGACTCAAAAGCTCTTTATAACAAAAAGAAAAAATACTACGAAAGTAGAATTGCAAAAAATGAAGCTAAATATGAAAATTTAATCAAAAAGCTTCAATATAAAATTGACACTTATGCCCTTGATAAACAAGAAGGTCAACAAAAAATTGATCAGCTTTATCTTGATCTTGGCCAAATAAACAAAAGATGGTCATTAAAAATAGCTTCTTTAAATATCGAAGATACAAAAATCAAACTTGAAAAGCAAATTAAAAAACTAGAAGAAAAAAAACAACTTCAAATTAAAACAATTGAAAAAAGAAGAGAAGTTTCACCCGGATCTTCTTTTGTTTCGAATCTAAGAAACAGAATAGCAGATGAAAAATCTCGTTACATTGGAAATTATTCAATTGACTATATTTTCAAAAAAATATCAGCCAACATTAGAAAATACTCAATGTTCTACATTTTGGCCCTTATTCTTTTGATCTTTGGATCTTTAACTAAATTCCAAAATATAACTCCTTCTAATATTGAAGTTATCTTTAGAAATAATACATATGTTCTAATCATTGGAATGGGAATGCTCCTTGTAATTGTTGGTGGAAACATTGACCTTTCTGTTGGCCAGCTCCTTAGTTTACTCGGGGCCATATCGGTTATTATTTATAATGGAGTAAGTAGAACATTTTCAAATAATAGCTCTCTTGGTGGACTTTATTTAATTATTACCTTAATTGGTACTGCATTTATAGGTGCTTTAATTGGTATTTCTCAAGGATTTTTAATTGGATATTTCAAAATACCTTCATTTATCGTTACTTTAGGGGGAATGTTAATTTTTAAAGGGCTAGCTCTTTTTGCAGTTCCTCTAAACAACATAACCCCTGAAGGAGGATCCCAATCAGCTTATGTTAGGGCTATTATTAGAACAATCTTTGATGTTCAAGTTGGTGGTTTTTACATTATTTCATTTTTAATTTTTATTGTCTCACTTGCTTTAATAGTTCTTTTTCTAGTTTATGGTAGAAACAAGAAAATAAAATTTGGTTTACTAGTTGACTCTGGTTTTGTATTTTGACTAAAAATAGTTGTTATATCAGTGTTTATGATTTTACTAGGTTATGCTTTTGGAAAAATTGGAGTTAAATGATACTTGCTTTACATTATGATCTTGCTTGTTATCTTTGTATTTTTAACTCAAAACACAGTTTTTGGAAGAAAAGTTTATGCCATTGGTGGTAATAAAAAATCAGCAGAGCTCTCAGGTATCGATGTTAGAAAAACTACTACTTTAATCTTTATGATTAATGGAATAATGGTTGCAATTGCCTCAATAATCTTTACTGGTATTGTAACTTCAGCTACAGCTACCGCTGGTGAAGGATTTGAATTAGACGTTATTTCATCTGTCTTTGTTGGTGGAGCTTCTATGGCTGGAGGAATAGGAACAACTATTGGAACTCTAATTGGTGGATTTATCCTTGGATTTATTAACAATGGAATCTTGCTTTTAGCCCTTAATGTTGGAACTCAACGTGTTGTTAAAGGTGTTGTTCTTGTCTTAGCTGTTGCCTACGATATTTATGCAAACAGAAAAATTAGTTAA
- the pheS gene encoding phenylalanine--tRNA ligase subunit alpha, protein MEKDYQNIKTLEELKQYKFKIYGKDGELAKKQEQIKKAPVDQKKILGQELNDLKQKYEKIFEEINENIKSYNIKKRNDSFNEDPFLFSSIESSNHPISLVEKRFRSWFLQNGYYSTLASEIESDEYNFERLNIAFDHPARDMQDSLYINKNLLLRTHNTGVSARELERNKNKAFSNFVIGKVYRNDEDDATHSHQFSQIDFISVGNVTFNNLIWTLKSSLSYVFEKEVEIRLRPSFFPFTEPSVEVDIFYNNKWIEVLGAGMIHPSVLKAAGYTNEMVGFAAGIGLERIAMIKYNISDIRDLYRNDLRFLRQFK, encoded by the coding sequence ATGGAAAAAGACTATCAAAATATAAAAACTCTTGAAGAGTTAAAACAATATAAATTTAAAATCTATGGCAAAGATGGAGAGCTTGCAAAAAAACAAGAACAAATAAAAAAAGCTCCAGTTGATCAAAAAAAAATTTTAGGCCAAGAGCTTAATGATCTAAAACAAAAATATGAAAAGATCTTTGAAGAAATTAATGAAAATATTAAAAGCTATAATATTAAAAAAAGAAATGACTCTTTTAATGAAGATCCATTTTTGTTTAGTTCAATTGAAAGCTCTAATCATCCAATAAGCTTAGTTGAAAAAAGATTTAGATCTTGATTTTTACAAAATGGTTATTACTCAACTTTGGCAAGTGAAATTGAAAGTGATGAATATAACTTTGAACGTCTTAACATAGCATTTGACCATCCAGCTAGAGATATGCAAGATTCTTTATATATTAATAAAAATCTTTTACTAAGAACTCATAACACTGGAGTTTCAGCTCGTGAGCTTGAAAGAAATAAAAATAAAGCTTTTTCTAATTTTGTAATTGGTAAAGTTTATCGAAATGATGAAGATGATGCAACTCATTCTCATCAGTTTAGTCAAATCGATTTTATAAGTGTTGGAAATGTAACTTTTAATAATTTAATTTGAACTCTCAAATCATCTCTTTCATATGTTTTTGAAAAAGAAGTTGAAATTAGACTTAGACCAAGCTTCTTTCCTTTTACAGAACCCTCTGTTGAAGTTGATATTTTTTACAACAATAAATGAATAGAAGTTTTAGGAGCTGGCATGATTCATCCTAGTGTTTTAAAAGCAGCTGGCTATACAAATGAGATGGTGGGTTTTGCAGCTGGAATAGGTCTTGAAAGAATTGCTATGATTAAATACAACATTAGTGACATTCGTGATTTATATCGAAATGATCTACGATTTTTAAGACAATTTAAATAG
- the obgE gene encoding GTPase ObgE encodes MKFIDEITLNVKAGKGGDGMIAFRREAHVDRGGPSGGDGGNGGNIYFVGDLGKNTLLHLYLQKSIVGNNGVNGGRKNLYGAAGEDKFIKVPVGTVVYEGQKVIADIVEEKPYLIAKGGRGGRGNTKFKTAKNKAPRISENGLPGESKKLTLVLKVLADVGFVGKPSAGKSTLLSVISNAKPTIADYDFTTLVPQLGLVKYFDNSFVVADLPGLIKGAHQGKGLGIRFLKHIERCKVIANVIDFGDENKNPLQDYQEIRNELKLYNLNLEEKDEVIVANKKDQECFEKKLEEFSKHYPNKKIIAISALKQENLDKLKEALWQSVKNTKDIVFELSEDEEVFINFEADFNVVHLGEGQYLVEGPKIHHFYQRIPLNTHDNLMRFNLILKKMGVWDELIKQGIQIGDSVKIYDYEFVWGNE; translated from the coding sequence GTGAAATTTATTGATGAAATTACTTTAAATGTCAAAGCCGGAAAAGGTGGAGATGGCATGATTGCCTTTAGAAGAGAAGCTCACGTAGACAGAGGAGGGCCCTCTGGAGGAGATGGGGGAAATGGTGGAAACATCTATTTTGTTGGAGATCTTGGAAAAAATACCCTTCTTCATTTATATTTACAAAAAAGCATTGTTGGTAATAATGGAGTAAATGGAGGAAGAAAAAATCTTTATGGCGCAGCTGGTGAGGACAAATTTATTAAAGTACCAGTGGGCACTGTTGTTTATGAAGGACAAAAAGTTATAGCCGATATTGTTGAAGAAAAACCTTATTTAATTGCCAAAGGAGGCCGTGGAGGTAGGGGAAATACTAAATTTAAAACAGCTAAAAATAAAGCCCCTCGCATCTCTGAAAATGGTCTTCCTGGTGAGTCTAAAAAATTAACTCTAGTTTTAAAAGTACTAGCCGATGTTGGTTTTGTAGGAAAGCCTTCAGCTGGAAAATCAACTTTGCTTTCAGTTATTTCCAATGCAAAACCAACAATAGCAGATTATGACTTTACAACGCTAGTTCCTCAATTAGGGCTTGTAAAATACTTTGATAACTCCTTTGTAGTAGCTGATCTTCCTGGATTAATTAAAGGAGCACATCAAGGAAAAGGACTTGGAATAAGATTTTTAAAACACATTGAAAGATGTAAAGTAATAGCTAATGTCATTGATTTTGGAGATGAAAATAAAAATCCTCTTCAAGACTATCAAGAAATTAGAAATGAACTTAAGCTTTATAATTTAAATTTAGAAGAAAAAGATGAAGTAATTGTAGCTAATAAAAAAGATCAAGAGTGTTTTGAAAAAAAACTAGAAGAATTTTCAAAACACTATCCAAATAAAAAAATAATTGCCATCTCAGCTCTAAAACAAGAAAATCTAGATAAGTTAAAAGAGGCTTTGTGACAAAGTGTTAAAAACACCAAAGACATTGTTTTTGAGCTCTCTGAAGATGAAGAAGTCTTTATTAATTTTGAAGCTGATTTTAATGTAGTTCATCTTGGAGAGGGCCAATATTTAGTTGAAGGGCCTAAAATTCATCATTTTTACCAAAGAATTCCTTTAAATACTCATGACAACTTGATGCGTTTTAACTTAATTTTAAAAAAAATGGGAGTTTGAGATGAACTGATTAAACAAGGAATTCAAATAGGAGATAGTGTAAAAATTTACGATTATGAGTTTGTTTGAGGCAATGAATAA
- the rnr gene encoding ribonuclease R — protein MKNLVLQNLKSNKAYSFLEIARINKINPNFNSQLSKALFSLLDQGLIVKNNDGNFIKVNEIKKIQGIFKQSNRNFAFIETADEQSYFVAKAHFNGAINSFEVEAIVYESPFEKDKKYAVVKKILKNTHPEIIGFIKISNGIKYFNAFEESFRSYKFFVDQNIDVEEDDVILVVVEKIVDQKIYVNFVKKVSTLKSNFYQIDIVLEKSKTIIDFPEDVLDEFALIEDHVIEKDYQNRKDLRDKLIITIDGEDTKDFDDAIYVEKNKDHFLLSVHIADVAHYVKENSAIDKEALRRATSIYLPHMVIPMLPEKLSNGICSLNPGVDRLVMSIDIFIDFQGNTIKTELYEGIINSKHRLTYNQVNDFYNNKIKLDPNLEKMLNDSLELSKILENYKKDEGYINLEIEESKVILDKEGKTVGIKVIQRGLSEVLIENFMVRANEAVAWKMNKLKLPSIYRVHDNPSIESLVLFEKTLKTLGIDFDTPKITSPKAFSDSFEKIKQNYQIDNFVKLMVLRTMEKAIYSDKNIGHFGLASSYYSHFTSPIRRYPDLQLHRLIKQMVFDKSNLKEKKNHFSLILSDVSVQSSKKEVEAVSIERQINDIKKAEYYESKIGKSLKAQIVSILSFGMFVEFEDKVSGLIHISNLLGEDFQVSEDGLLISSNKTKYKLGQEIDVVVVKVDKNLGKVDVVLEKDYQEYLKKEQAFQAFKKNKFTQDKEKQNGKINYKK, from the coding sequence ATGAAAAATTTAGTTCTACAAAATTTAAAGTCAAACAAAGCATATTCTTTTTTAGAAATAGCTAGAATTAATAAAATAAATCCAAATTTTAATTCACAACTTTCAAAGGCTCTTTTTAGTTTATTAGATCAAGGTTTAATTGTAAAAAATAACGATGGAAATTTTATAAAAGTTAATGAAATAAAAAAAATTCAAGGAATTTTTAAACAATCTAATCGTAATTTTGCTTTTATTGAAACTGCTGATGAGCAATCTTATTTTGTTGCAAAAGCTCATTTTAATGGTGCTATTAACTCCTTTGAAGTTGAAGCAATTGTTTATGAAAGTCCCTTTGAAAAAGATAAAAAATATGCAGTTGTTAAAAAGATTTTAAAAAACACTCATCCTGAAATTATTGGTTTTATCAAAATTTCAAATGGCATAAAATATTTCAATGCTTTTGAAGAGAGTTTTAGAAGTTATAAATTTTTTGTTGATCAAAACATTGATGTTGAAGAAGATGATGTTATTTTGGTTGTAGTTGAAAAAATTGTTGATCAAAAAATTTATGTCAATTTTGTAAAAAAAGTTTCGACTCTAAAGTCAAATTTTTATCAAATCGACATTGTTTTAGAAAAATCAAAAACAATAATTGACTTTCCCGAAGATGTCTTAGATGAGTTTGCTTTAATTGAAGATCATGTAATTGAAAAAGACTATCAAAATAGAAAAGATCTTAGAGACAAATTAATTATTACAATTGATGGAGAAGATACCAAAGACTTTGATGATGCCATTTATGTTGAAAAAAATAAAGACCATTTTCTTCTTTCAGTTCACATAGCTGATGTAGCTCATTATGTAAAGGAAAACTCAGCCATTGATAAAGAAGCTCTTAGAAGAGCAACTTCAATTTATCTTCCGCACATGGTAATTCCAATGCTTCCTGAAAAACTTTCAAATGGAATATGTTCTTTAAATCCAGGAGTTGATCGATTAGTTATGTCAATTGATATTTTTATTGACTTTCAAGGAAATACCATCAAAACTGAGCTCTATGAAGGGATAATTAATTCAAAACATCGACTAACTTATAACCAGGTCAATGATTTTTACAATAATAAAATAAAGCTTGATCCAAATTTAGAAAAAATGTTAAATGACTCTCTTGAGCTTTCAAAAATTCTCGAAAATTACAAAAAAGATGAAGGTTATATTAACCTAGAAATTGAAGAGTCAAAAGTTATCTTAGACAAAGAAGGAAAAACAGTTGGAATTAAAGTTATTCAAAGAGGACTTTCAGAGGTTTTAATAGAAAATTTCATGGTAAGGGCAAATGAAGCTGTTGCTTGAAAAATGAATAAATTAAAACTTCCTTCAATATATAGAGTTCATGACAATCCAAGTATTGAAAGCTTAGTGCTTTTTGAAAAAACCCTAAAAACTTTAGGAATTGATTTTGACACTCCTAAAATAACAAGTCCAAAAGCTTTTTCTGATTCTTTTGAAAAAATTAAACAAAACTATCAAATTGATAATTTTGTTAAATTAATGGTTTTAAGAACCATGGAAAAAGCCATTTATTCAGATAAAAACATAGGTCACTTTGGACTTGCCTCTTCTTACTATAGTCATTTTACTAGTCCAATTAGAAGATATCCTGATTTACAACTTCATCGATTAATTAAGCAAATGGTTTTTGACAAAAGCAATTTAAAAGAGAAAAAAAATCATTTTTCTTTAATCCTATCAGATGTTTCTGTTCAGTCTTCTAAAAAGGAAGTAGAAGCCGTTAGCATTGAAAGACAAATCAATGACATCAAAAAAGCTGAGTATTATGAATCAAAAATTGGCAAGAGTCTAAAAGCTCAAATTGTTTCAATTTTAAGTTTTGGAATGTTTGTTGAATTTGAAGATAAAGTCAGTGGTCTAATTCATATTTCCAACCTTTTAGGTGAGGATTTTCAAGTCTCAGAAGATGGGCTTTTAATTAGTTCTAATAAAACTAAATATAAATTAGGTCAAGAAATTGATGTAGTTGTTGTTAAAGTTGATAAAAATCTTGGTAAAGTAGATGTGGTTTTAGAAAAAGACTATCAGGAATATTTAAAAAAAGAACAGGCTTTCCAAGCTTTTAAGAAAAATAAATTTACTCAAGATAAAGAAAAACAAAATGGCAAAATTAATTACAAAAAATAA
- a CDS encoding phenylalanine--tRNA ligase subunit beta has translation MLFSINKLRDLANLDKQITNDQIIDAINKIGFEVESVKNFLNVSKIKFGLIKKVYKNPNASNLNVCEIEFEDKMRIIQTTAQNVEQNKYIVAFVENSTFGKIKIEAKEIKGTFSQGMLCSLEELGFDKSLIRDEFQDKIFLLDKADLKQDPIDFFDLDDQIVDVSILSNRSDANGYFIMALELSAFFETKTNFEIKNEIFKIHPNLKVDETNTLDFVLIEPQKELKKISLKDQILIMKSNIKTFNDSVDLTNLNLIMNAMPTHVYDKDKISNEISVKKVSQEVSILGNKKISLDNNLVVCSKEKPISIAGVIGIADFGSDQNTKNFVFEIGRFKTLDIQKSIKSVKLDTQSSKLSSKKISSGTFKMALNFLTSYFDSQVLVSKNLKDKKESFNFVWEDLNKFLNTDVKKMPHFNRVLKSLNILGFEFKDNKVYLPTYRHDIEHVQDILEEFLRFYGYENLVFEAPNIKNFETKNYEEYLNFIPYLNYSETRTYSLVSKDKNIFNPFNFKENINLETFHSKEREQIRNSMILSMEEVLQYNLKRKVENVNIFEIGIINNSQRSLALLSNQKSFNRFKEDVESILKDKLYSFEKGGFDFSHPLESIIIKDNDQLIGYIIRANAKNFEEDFVYAEILIDKLRNKKIENKSLNYLPLKTLDINFEVPSENGLFEVYKTLEKNEKIYSYKLIDHYQKNQISIYTIRIWAFEENIEELKTLFNL, from the coding sequence ATGCTTTTTTCAATCAATAAATTAAGAGACTTAGCTAATTTAGATAAACAAATTACTAATGATCAAATCATCGATGCAATCAATAAAATCGGCTTTGAAGTTGAGAGTGTTAAAAATTTTTTAAATGTTTCAAAAATCAAATTTGGACTAATAAAAAAAGTTTATAAAAATCCCAATGCTTCTAATTTAAATGTCTGTGAAATTGAATTTGAAGACAAAATGCGAATCATCCAAACAACTGCTCAAAATGTTGAGCAAAATAAATACATAGTAGCTTTTGTTGAAAATTCAACTTTTGGAAAAATCAAAATTGAAGCAAAAGAAATTAAAGGAACTTTTTCTCAAGGAATGCTTTGTTCTCTGGAAGAGCTTGGCTTTGATAAGTCTTTAATTAGAGATGAATTTCAAGACAAAATTTTCCTTTTAGATAAAGCAGATTTAAAACAAGATCCCATTGATTTTTTTGACCTAGATGATCAAATAGTTGATGTTTCAATTTTGTCAAATCGTAGTGATGCCAATGGTTATTTTATTATGGCTTTAGAGCTAAGTGCTTTTTTTGAAACTAAAACAAATTTTGAAATAAAAAATGAAATTTTTAAGATTCATCCAAATCTAAAAGTTGATGAAACTAACACTTTAGATTTTGTCTTAATTGAGCCTCAAAAAGAGCTTAAAAAAATTTCATTAAAAGATCAAATTTTGATTATGAAATCAAATATAAAAACTTTTAATGATTCAGTAGATTTAACAAACTTAAATCTTATTATGAATGCTATGCCAACTCATGTTTATGACAAGGACAAAATCTCAAATGAAATTTCAGTTAAAAAAGTTTCTCAAGAGGTAAGTATTTTAGGTAATAAAAAAATAAGCTTAGATAATAACTTAGTTGTTTGTTCAAAAGAAAAGCCCATATCAATTGCAGGGGTAATTGGAATAGCTGATTTTGGTAGTGATCAAAACACAAAAAATTTTGTTTTTGAAATTGGAAGATTTAAAACACTTGATATTCAAAAATCAATTAAAAGTGTTAAATTAGACACTCAAAGTTCAAAGCTTTCTTCAAAGAAAATTTCATCAGGAACATTTAAGATGGCACTTAACTTTTTAACATCATATTTTGACTCTCAAGTACTAGTGAGTAAAAACTTAAAAGATAAAAAAGAATCCTTTAATTTTGTTTGAGAAGATTTAAATAAATTTTTAAACACTGATGTTAAAAAAATGCCTCATTTTAATAGAGTTTTAAAGTCTTTAAATATTTTAGGTTTTGAATTTAAAGACAATAAAGTTTATCTTCCAACTTATCGCCATGACATTGAACATGTCCAAGATATTCTTGAAGAGTTTTTAAGATTTTATGGATATGAAAATCTTGTATTTGAAGCTCCAAATATTAAAAACTTTGAGACTAAAAATTATGAAGAATATTTAAACTTTATTCCTTATTTAAATTACAGTGAAACAAGAACTTATTCTCTAGTTTCAAAGGATAAAAATATTTTCAATCCTTTTAATTTTAAAGAAAATATTAACCTTGAAACTTTCCATTCAAAAGAAAGAGAACAAATTAGAAATTCTATGATTTTATCAATGGAAGAAGTTTTACAATACAACCTAAAAAGAAAGGTTGAAAATGTTAATATTTTTGAAATTGGAATTATCAACAATTCACAAAGAAGTCTTGCATTATTAAGCAACCAAAAAAGCTTTAATCGCTTTAAAGAAGATGTTGAGTCAATTTTAAAAGATAAGCTTTATTCTTTTGAAAAAGGAGGCTTTGATTTTAGCCATCCACTTGAGTCAATAATCATCAAAGATAATGACCAGTTAATAGGTTATATAATTAGGGCAAATGCCAAGAATTTTGAAGAGGATTTTGTCTATGCTGAAATTTTAATAGATAAGCTTAGAAATAAAAAAATTGAAAATAAATCACTAAATTATTTACCTTTAAAAACCCTTGACATTAACTTTGAAGTGCCAAGTGAAAATGGGCTTTTTGAAGTTTATAAAACTCTAGAGAAAAATGAAAAAATCTATTCATATAAATTAATTGATCACTACCAAAAAAATCAAATTAGCATTTACACTATTAGAATTTGAGCTTTTGAAGAAAACATTGAAGAGTTAAAAACACTTTTTAATCTTTAA
- a CDS encoding BMP family ABC transporter substrate-binding protein yields MKLNKKLFSILPVAALAIALPATFVSCAQNPNKTNSNLDSSKITDLLSQKEVTETQKIVENKIKQASLETQKVVLITADGNIDDKSFNQQVYESQKTLKDFVDKAYKSQNKEAENQHKLDNYINSAVKDLEQNYKVALDRGYTTWILTGFQQGNEIENFLNDENNLRRFKENKVKIIGVDWAPNANSKIPQGSLISLLFKTEEAGWQAGYASADFLGTKYANNEAKRAISAFGGGDFAGVTDFLNGFFEGIRAWNSEAENANKKVKIVSENLVLDTGFIPNAEKNEVVSNVVETGKSTISLPVAGPFTGVVVDVLRKDTSDEDRFIVGVDTDQSLSFTNDSKRFFTSIVKNIAFPVYQILLALLTKDEESVILKEGNDKFLGSNPKNLVLKRGLSAKFVNITKSRVKESIKTQADTSIQKAIDKWNANPNSKKIEKEMTNGDLEHLKSIIQKANRGEAITS; encoded by the coding sequence ATGAAACTTAACAAAAAACTTTTTTCAATATTGCCCGTAGCAGCACTAGCTATTGCCCTTCCTGCAACTTTTGTTTCTTGTGCTCAAAATCCAAACAAAACAAATTCAAATCTTGATTCAAGTAAAATTACTGATCTTCTATCTCAAAAAGAAGTTACAGAAACTCAAAAAATTGTAGAAAATAAAATTAAACAAGCTAGTCTTGAAACTCAAAAAGTTGTGCTAATAACAGCTGATGGAAATATTGATGATAAATCTTTTAACCAACAAGTATATGAATCACAAAAAACTTTAAAAGATTTTGTTGATAAAGCTTATAAAAGTCAAAACAAAGAAGCTGAAAATCAACACAAACTTGACAATTATATAAACTCAGCTGTTAAAGATTTAGAGCAAAACTATAAAGTTGCTCTTGATCGTGGTTATACAACTTGAATTTTAACTGGATTTCAACAAGGAAATGAAATTGAAAACTTCTTAAATGATGAAAATAATTTAAGAAGATTTAAAGAAAATAAAGTGAAAATTATTGGAGTTGATTGAGCCCCTAATGCAAATTCAAAAATTCCTCAAGGTTCATTAATTTCACTTTTATTTAAAACTGAAGAAGCTGGATGACAAGCTGGTTATGCAAGTGCAGATTTTTTAGGAACAAAATATGCAAATAATGAAGCAAAAAGAGCTATTTCTGCCTTTGGTGGAGGAGATTTTGCTGGAGTTACTGACTTTTTAAATGGATTTTTTGAAGGAATTAGAGCTTGAAACTCTGAAGCTGAAAATGCTAATAAAAAAGTTAAAATTGTCTCTGAAAACTTAGTATTGGATACAGGATTTATACCAAATGCTGAAAAAAATGAAGTTGTTTCTAATGTTGTTGAAACTGGAAAATCTACTATTTCACTTCCAGTTGCTGGACCTTTTACAGGTGTGGTTGTGGACGTACTTAGAAAAGACACAAGCGATGAAGATAGATTTATAGTTGGAGTTGACACAGATCAAAGTTTATCATTTACAAATGATTCTAAAAGATTCTTTACATCAATTGTAAAAAATATAGCTTTTCCTGTTTACCAAATTCTACTAGCTTTATTAACTAAAGATGAAGAATCAGTAATTCTTAAAGAAGGAAATGATAAATTCCTTGGATCAAATCCTAAGAACCTAGTTCTAAAAAGAGGTTTAAGCGCTAAATTCGTTAACATTACTAAATCAAGAGTTAAAGAAAGCATTAAAACTCAAGCAGACACTTCTATTCAAAAAGCTATTGATAAATGAAATGCCAATCCTAATTCTAAAAAAATTGAAAAAGAAATGACCAATGGTGATTTAGAACACTTGAAATCTATTATCCAAAAAGCTAATAGAGGTGAGGCAATAACAAGTTAA
- the secG gene encoding preprotein translocase subunit SecG — protein MSAIAIVVLVFLVICSLLIIILSLITSTDSNGFSGALVGSGDLELFKFSKERGFKKFSKYAMFVLGFFVIILAILLKVLLQ, from the coding sequence ATGTCAGCAATTGCTATAGTAGTGCTAGTTTTTTTAGTAATTTGTTCATTATTAATAATTATTTTATCCCTAATTACCTCTACTGATTCAAATGGTTTTTCAGGGGCTTTAGTTGGTTCTGGTGATCTAGAGCTTTTTAAATTTTCTAAGGAAAGAGGGTTTAAAAAATTTAGTAAATATGCCATGTTTGTTTTAGGATTTTTTGTAATAATTTTGGCTATTTTATTAAAAGTTTTACTACAATAA
- a CDS encoding MG284/MPN403 family protein, translating into MNNKEYLLKLTFKEKKQLVQNACFFYKKVKQIKTIINLKARGTKKETNPKIDEYDEMNKSIFEHILENLEPVYSLIITKVFLEKPKEETWYMDYFSKSTFYKRQHEAIDEFINMFYG; encoded by the coding sequence ATGAATAACAAAGAATATTTACTAAAACTTACTTTCAAAGAGAAAAAACAACTTGTACAAAACGCTTGTTTTTTCTATAAAAAAGTAAAGCAAATTAAAACAATAATTAACTTAAAAGCAAGAGGAACCAAAAAAGAGACAAATCCAAAAATAGATGAATATGATGAAATGAATAAGAGCATTTTTGAACACATATTGGAGAATTTAGAGCCTGTTTATTCTTTGATAATTACTAAAGTTTTTTTAGAAAAACCCAAAGAAGAGACTTGATACATGGATTATTTTTCTAAATCTACTTTTTACAAAAGACAACATGAAGCCATTGATGAATTTATAAATATGTTTTATGGTTAA
- the smpB gene encoding SsrA-binding protein: protein MAKLITKNKQVFRDYEIIDKLEAGIVLQGWEVKSIRASDVNLKGSYCVFKANELYLINSYIGLYMAVKGDERQSRKLLLHKNQLRRLKQKVESQSLSIVPLSLYWNKKSKVKAEIALVRGLKKHDKREKLKKEETNKKLKKLISY, encoded by the coding sequence ATGGCAAAATTAATTACAAAAAATAAACAAGTTTTTAGAGACTATGAAATTATTGATAAATTAGAAGCTGGAATTGTCCTTCAAGGTTGAGAAGTAAAATCAATAAGAGCTAGTGATGTTAATTTAAAAGGATCATATTGTGTTTTTAAAGCAAATGAGTTATACTTAATCAACTCCTACATAGGTCTTTACATGGCAGTAAAAGGTGATGAAAGACAAAGTAGAAAACTGCTTTTACACAAAAATCAACTTAGAAGATTAAAACAAAAAGTTGAAAGTCAATCACTTAGCATTGTGCCTTTGAGTCTTTATTGAAACAAAAAATCTAAAGTCAAAGCAGAAATAGCCCTTGTTAGAGGACTAAAAAAACATGACAAAAGAGAAAAACTCAAAAAAGAAGAAACTAACAAAAAACTTAAAAAACTCATCTCTTATTAA